The Rhodopseudomonas palustris genome window below encodes:
- a CDS encoding DUF1194 domain-containing protein: protein MRWWVSIGMLAAAMAAGVAAIAAPNQAPQSAAGDDAKQVDVELVLAVDVSYSMDVDELAVQREGYAQALISGEFLKTLKSGPTGRIAVTYFEWAASSDQKIILPWHIIDGPESADAVAAEILKAPLRRASRTSISGAINFALPLFEQNPYHGLRRVIDISGDGPNNNGEPVTIARDAAVAKGVVINGLPIMVKEPSYSMMDIENLDYYYEDCVIGGPGAFVVGIKDRAKFKEAIHTKLVMEVAGHTPPARIVPIADEHRPARVSCLIGEKVWQDRWGR, encoded by the coding sequence ATGCGCTGGTGGGTCTCGATCGGAATGCTCGCCGCTGCGATGGCGGCCGGTGTCGCCGCGATTGCCGCGCCCAACCAGGCGCCGCAATCAGCAGCGGGTGACGACGCCAAACAGGTCGACGTCGAACTGGTGTTGGCCGTCGATGTCTCCTACTCGATGGACGTCGATGAACTCGCAGTGCAGCGCGAAGGCTACGCGCAGGCGCTGATCTCCGGCGAATTCCTCAAGACTCTGAAGAGCGGTCCGACCGGCCGCATCGCGGTAACGTATTTCGAGTGGGCCGCGTCCTCAGATCAGAAAATCATTCTGCCCTGGCATATTATCGACGGGCCGGAATCGGCCGATGCGGTCGCGGCCGAGATCCTGAAAGCGCCGCTGCGCCGTGCTTCGCGGACCTCGATCTCCGGCGCGATCAACTTCGCGCTGCCGCTGTTCGAACAGAACCCGTATCACGGGCTGCGCCGGGTAATCGATATCTCCGGCGATGGCCCGAACAATAACGGCGAACCGGTGACGATCGCGCGCGATGCCGCGGTCGCCAAGGGCGTCGTCATCAACGGCCTGCCGATCATGGTGAAAGAGCCGTCCTACTCGATGATGGATATCGAGAATCTGGATTACTACTACGAGGACTGCGTGATCGGCGGTCCCGGCGCCTTCGTGGTCGGCATCAAGGATCGCGCCAAGTTCAAAGAGGCGATCCACACCAAGCTGGTGATGGAGGTCGCTGGCCACACCCCGCCGGCCCGCATCGTTCCGATCGCCGATGAACACCGTCCGGCGCGAGTATCGTGCCTGATCGGCGAGAAGGTCTGGCAGGACCGGTGGGGGCGGTGA